A single region of the Vicia villosa cultivar HV-30 ecotype Madison, WI unplaced genomic scaffold, Vvil1.0 ctg.001603F_1_1, whole genome shotgun sequence genome encodes:
- the LOC131635971 gene encoding uncharacterized protein LOC131635971 translates to MTRRKGKAVSQSSPNNKEEVKSPVKDSVKKKSTSSSPVKRRAMTKSVGVGPSKSWSKVVPKKRNERDIIESESDVEVDFPDIPSRKNAIWWKYVLQKILAVKRELAPNSIEKKEIFELIQEARLLKTVYNIPKCYERLVKEYLVNLSEDCGNKKSVDFRKVFVRGKCASFSPSLINNFLERTDEAQPELEVIDNKVYQVITVRQVKSWPLKEELIASKLRIKYAMLHKIGAANWVPPNHKSTISAVLGRFLYAVGTKAKFDYGTYIFDQTMKHAGSFAVKGSIEFPSLLCGIILN, encoded by the exons ATGACTAGAAGAAAAGGCAAAGCTGTTTCCCAAAGTTCCCCTAACAATAAAGAAGAAGTTAAGAGTCCTGTCAAAGACTCTGTCAAGAAGAAGAGTACTTCTTCTAGTCCTGTCAAGAGAAGAGCTATGACTAAGAGTGTAGGGGTTGGTCCCTCAAAGTCCTGGAGCAAGGTTGTTCCAAAGAAAAGGAATGAGAGGGACATTAttgaatctgagtctgatgttgaAGTGGATTTCCCTGACATTCCATCAAGGAAGAA TGCCATTTGGTGGAAATATGTGCTCCAAAAGATACTAGCAGTTAAAAGGGAATTGGCTCCAAATTCTATTGAAAAAAAGGAAATCTTCGAGCTAATTCAAGAAGCTAGATTATTGAAGACTGTTTACAACATTCCTAAATGTTACGAGAGGCTAGTCAAAGAATATCTGGTGAATCTATCTGAAGATTGTGGAAACAAAAAGAGTGTGGACTTCAGAAAGGTGTTTGTGAGAGGTAAGTGTGCATCATTCTCTCCCTctttgattaataacttcttgGAAAGAACAGatgaagctcaacctgagcttgaagtaatAGACAACAAGGTTTATCAAGTGATCACAGTCAGGCAAGTAAAAAGCTGGCCTCTAAAAGAAGAACTAATTGCAAGTAAGCTGAGAATCAAGTATGCAATGCTTCACAAGATAGGAGCAGCTAATTGGGTGCCACCGAATCACAAATCCACTATCTCAGCTGTTCTTGGCAGATTTCTGTATGCTGTAGGAACAAAGGCAAAGTTTGACTATGGAACATATATCTTTGACCAAACTATGAAGCATGCTGGAAGCTTCGCTGTTAAGGGTTCTATTGAGTTTCCATCCCTCCTGTGTGGTATAATTCTGAATTAG